From Numida meleagris isolate 19003 breed g44 Domestic line chromosome 4, NumMel1.0, whole genome shotgun sequence, the proteins below share one genomic window:
- the UBXN7 gene encoding UBX domain-containing protein 7 isoform X2, translating into MVFAKQPPAHVGASESVGKHMLEACNNNLEMAVTMFLDGGGIAEEPSTSSAAVSAVRPHTEDEVRAPIPQKQEILVEPEPLFGAPKRRRPARSIFDGFRDFQTETIRQEQELRNGGAVDKKLTTLADLFRPPIDLMHKGSFETAKECGQMQNKWLMINIQNVQDFACQCLNRDVWSNEAVKNIIREHFIFWQVYHDSEEGQRYIQFYKLADFPYVSILDPRTGQKLVEWHQLDVTSFLDQVTGFLSEHGQLDGHSTNPPQKCSRSESLIDASEDSQLEAAIRASLQETHFDSSQAKQESRSDEESESELFSGSEEFISVCGSEEEEESENPAKLRKSPHKDLGYKKEESRRPQPEPPARTEPGTTSNHRVLPCIDAGVLEEPADKPESMLQGLDVNGPKAQLMLRYPDGKREQISLPEQAKLLALVKHVQSKGYPNERFELLTNFPRRKLSHLDYEITLQEAGLCPQETVFVQERN; encoded by the exons ATGGTGTTTGCCAAGCAGCCTCCTGCTCATGTAG GTGCCAGTGAAAGTGTGGGAAAACATATGCTTGAAGCGTGCAACAACAATCTGGAGATGGCTGTTACCATGTTTCTGGATGGCGGAGGCATAGCAGAGGAGCCCAGCACCAGTTCTGCAGCAGTGTCTGCAGTTCGACCGCACACCGA GGATGAAGTGCGAGCTCCAATTCCtcaaaaacaggaaattttaGTAGAGCCTGAGCCCTTGTTTGGAG ctcCTAAAAGACGCAGACCTGCGCGTTCAATATTTGATGGCTTTCGGGATTTTCAAACAGAAACCA TTCGACAGGAACAGGAGCTACGAAACGGAGGAGCAGTAGATAAGAAACTCACTACCCTAGCAGACCTGTTCAGGCCTCCCATTGATCTGATGCACAAAGGCAGTTTTGAGACG GCCAAGGAGTGCGGTCAGATGCAGAACAAATGGCTCATGATAAACATTCAGAATGTGCAAGATTTTGCGTGCCAGTGTCTCAACCGTGATGTTTGGAGCAATGAGGCTGTGAAGAACATAATCCgggaacatttcattttttggcag GTGTATCACGACAGCGAGGAGGGACAGAGGTACATACAATTTTATAAATTAGCAGACTTCCCTTATGTCTCCATCCTGGATCCCAGGACAG GCCAGAAACTAGTGGAGTGGCACCAACTGGACGTGACGTCTTTCTTGGACCAAGTGACCGGGTTCCTGAGTGAGCATGGACAGCTGGACGGGCATTCTACCAACCCTCCCCAAAAATGTTCTCGTTCG GAGAGCCTCATTGATGCCAGTGAGGACAGCCAGCTGGAAGCAGCTATCAGAGCTTCATTACAGGAGACACATTTTGATTCCTCACAGGCCAAGCAGGAGAGCCGATCAGATGAGGAATCTGAGTCAGAGCTTTTCTCTGGAAGTGAagagtttatttctgtttgcggatctgaggaggaagaggaatcGGAGAATCCTGCCAAGTTGAGGAAGTCTCCACACAAGGACTTGGGGTATAAAAAAGAGGAGAGCCGGAGGCCTCAGCCTGAGCCCCCTGCAAGGACTGAGCCTGGGACAACATCAAATCACAGAGTACTGCCCTGCATTGATGCAGGGGTACTGGAGGAGCCAGCTGACAAGCCTGAAAGTATGTTGCAGGGCCTAGATGTGAATG GACCAAAGGCACAGCTGATGCTAAGGTATCCAGatggaaagagagaacaaattTCACTGCCCGAACAAGCTAAACTTCTG gCTCTTGTGAAACATGTCCAGTCAAAAGGATACCCCAATGAACGCTTTGAACTCCTCACCAACTTCCCTCGAAGGAAACTCTCCCACCTGGACTATGAGATCACATTACAGGAGGCAGGCCTGTGTCCTCAAGAGACTGTCTTTGTGCAAGAAAGGAATTAG
- the UBXN7 gene encoding UBX domain-containing protein 7 isoform X1: MAAHGGSAASAALKGLIQQFTAITGASESVGKHMLEACNNNLEMAVTMFLDGGGIAEEPSTSSAAVSAVRPHTEDEVRAPIPQKQEILVEPEPLFGAPKRRRPARSIFDGFRDFQTETIRQEQELRNGGAVDKKLTTLADLFRPPIDLMHKGSFETAKECGQMQNKWLMINIQNVQDFACQCLNRDVWSNEAVKNIIREHFIFWQVYHDSEEGQRYIQFYKLADFPYVSILDPRTGQKLVEWHQLDVTSFLDQVTGFLSEHGQLDGHSTNPPQKCSRSESLIDASEDSQLEAAIRASLQETHFDSSQAKQESRSDEESESELFSGSEEFISVCGSEEEEESENPAKLRKSPHKDLGYKKEESRRPQPEPPARTEPGTTSNHRVLPCIDAGVLEEPADKPESMLQGLDVNGPKAQLMLRYPDGKREQISLPEQAKLLALVKHVQSKGYPNERFELLTNFPRRKLSHLDYEITLQEAGLCPQETVFVQERN; the protein is encoded by the exons ATGGCGGCGCACGGGGGCTCGGCGGCCTCCGCGGCGCTGAAGGGGTTAATCCAGCAGTTCACCGCCATCACGG GTGCCAGTGAAAGTGTGGGAAAACATATGCTTGAAGCGTGCAACAACAATCTGGAGATGGCTGTTACCATGTTTCTGGATGGCGGAGGCATAGCAGAGGAGCCCAGCACCAGTTCTGCAGCAGTGTCTGCAGTTCGACCGCACACCGA GGATGAAGTGCGAGCTCCAATTCCtcaaaaacaggaaattttaGTAGAGCCTGAGCCCTTGTTTGGAG ctcCTAAAAGACGCAGACCTGCGCGTTCAATATTTGATGGCTTTCGGGATTTTCAAACAGAAACCA TTCGACAGGAACAGGAGCTACGAAACGGAGGAGCAGTAGATAAGAAACTCACTACCCTAGCAGACCTGTTCAGGCCTCCCATTGATCTGATGCACAAAGGCAGTTTTGAGACG GCCAAGGAGTGCGGTCAGATGCAGAACAAATGGCTCATGATAAACATTCAGAATGTGCAAGATTTTGCGTGCCAGTGTCTCAACCGTGATGTTTGGAGCAATGAGGCTGTGAAGAACATAATCCgggaacatttcattttttggcag GTGTATCACGACAGCGAGGAGGGACAGAGGTACATACAATTTTATAAATTAGCAGACTTCCCTTATGTCTCCATCCTGGATCCCAGGACAG GCCAGAAACTAGTGGAGTGGCACCAACTGGACGTGACGTCTTTCTTGGACCAAGTGACCGGGTTCCTGAGTGAGCATGGACAGCTGGACGGGCATTCTACCAACCCTCCCCAAAAATGTTCTCGTTCG GAGAGCCTCATTGATGCCAGTGAGGACAGCCAGCTGGAAGCAGCTATCAGAGCTTCATTACAGGAGACACATTTTGATTCCTCACAGGCCAAGCAGGAGAGCCGATCAGATGAGGAATCTGAGTCAGAGCTTTTCTCTGGAAGTGAagagtttatttctgtttgcggatctgaggaggaagaggaatcGGAGAATCCTGCCAAGTTGAGGAAGTCTCCACACAAGGACTTGGGGTATAAAAAAGAGGAGAGCCGGAGGCCTCAGCCTGAGCCCCCTGCAAGGACTGAGCCTGGGACAACATCAAATCACAGAGTACTGCCCTGCATTGATGCAGGGGTACTGGAGGAGCCAGCTGACAAGCCTGAAAGTATGTTGCAGGGCCTAGATGTGAATG GACCAAAGGCACAGCTGATGCTAAGGTATCCAGatggaaagagagaacaaattTCACTGCCCGAACAAGCTAAACTTCTG gCTCTTGTGAAACATGTCCAGTCAAAAGGATACCCCAATGAACGCTTTGAACTCCTCACCAACTTCCCTCGAAGGAAACTCTCCCACCTGGACTATGAGATCACATTACAGGAGGCAGGCCTGTGTCCTCAAGAGACTGTCTTTGTGCAAGAAAGGAATTAG
- the UBXN7 gene encoding UBX domain-containing protein 7 isoform X3 has product MWRLIARDEVRAPIPQKQEILVEPEPLFGAPKRRRPARSIFDGFRDFQTETIRQEQELRNGGAVDKKLTTLADLFRPPIDLMHKGSFETAKECGQMQNKWLMINIQNVQDFACQCLNRDVWSNEAVKNIIREHFIFWQVYHDSEEGQRYIQFYKLADFPYVSILDPRTGQKLVEWHQLDVTSFLDQVTGFLSEHGQLDGHSTNPPQKCSRSESLIDASEDSQLEAAIRASLQETHFDSSQAKQESRSDEESESELFSGSEEFISVCGSEEEEESENPAKLRKSPHKDLGYKKEESRRPQPEPPARTEPGTTSNHRVLPCIDAGVLEEPADKPESMLQGLDVNGPKAQLMLRYPDGKREQISLPEQAKLLALVKHVQSKGYPNERFELLTNFPRRKLSHLDYEITLQEAGLCPQETVFVQERN; this is encoded by the exons ATGTGGAGGCTAATAGCAAG GGATGAAGTGCGAGCTCCAATTCCtcaaaaacaggaaattttaGTAGAGCCTGAGCCCTTGTTTGGAG ctcCTAAAAGACGCAGACCTGCGCGTTCAATATTTGATGGCTTTCGGGATTTTCAAACAGAAACCA TTCGACAGGAACAGGAGCTACGAAACGGAGGAGCAGTAGATAAGAAACTCACTACCCTAGCAGACCTGTTCAGGCCTCCCATTGATCTGATGCACAAAGGCAGTTTTGAGACG GCCAAGGAGTGCGGTCAGATGCAGAACAAATGGCTCATGATAAACATTCAGAATGTGCAAGATTTTGCGTGCCAGTGTCTCAACCGTGATGTTTGGAGCAATGAGGCTGTGAAGAACATAATCCgggaacatttcattttttggcag GTGTATCACGACAGCGAGGAGGGACAGAGGTACATACAATTTTATAAATTAGCAGACTTCCCTTATGTCTCCATCCTGGATCCCAGGACAG GCCAGAAACTAGTGGAGTGGCACCAACTGGACGTGACGTCTTTCTTGGACCAAGTGACCGGGTTCCTGAGTGAGCATGGACAGCTGGACGGGCATTCTACCAACCCTCCCCAAAAATGTTCTCGTTCG GAGAGCCTCATTGATGCCAGTGAGGACAGCCAGCTGGAAGCAGCTATCAGAGCTTCATTACAGGAGACACATTTTGATTCCTCACAGGCCAAGCAGGAGAGCCGATCAGATGAGGAATCTGAGTCAGAGCTTTTCTCTGGAAGTGAagagtttatttctgtttgcggatctgaggaggaagaggaatcGGAGAATCCTGCCAAGTTGAGGAAGTCTCCACACAAGGACTTGGGGTATAAAAAAGAGGAGAGCCGGAGGCCTCAGCCTGAGCCCCCTGCAAGGACTGAGCCTGGGACAACATCAAATCACAGAGTACTGCCCTGCATTGATGCAGGGGTACTGGAGGAGCCAGCTGACAAGCCTGAAAGTATGTTGCAGGGCCTAGATGTGAATG GACCAAAGGCACAGCTGATGCTAAGGTATCCAGatggaaagagagaacaaattTCACTGCCCGAACAAGCTAAACTTCTG gCTCTTGTGAAACATGTCCAGTCAAAAGGATACCCCAATGAACGCTTTGAACTCCTCACCAACTTCCCTCGAAGGAAACTCTCCCACCTGGACTATGAGATCACATTACAGGAGGCAGGCCTGTGTCCTCAAGAGACTGTCTTTGTGCAAGAAAGGAATTAG